The segment CTCTAAGGTACTTGATTTATGCCAAACGGCATTGTCCATCACTAATAAAATATAATCGTCAGGATAAGCTTCAGATAGTTGTTTGAGAAAAACATTCATCCAATCTGTATTGCAACCCCCAGCGATAATGAAGAAGGACTCTCCTGTATGGGCATCAATAGCACCATAGCAATAGCGATACTCACGAATATAGTGGCTATGTACATGCGGTCTCACCCCTTTTGGTGCCCAGGCCTTTCCAATTTTACTAATCCGACCGAAACCCGCCTCATCTTGATACATTAGTCTGACTTTATGATAGCGACGACTATTCTTGAAGCGCTTTCCTATTTTCGTGAATGAAGATTTTATTTTTAGACGCTAGAATCGTTTCGGCGTCTGCTTTTTTAGGGTGTTCTGGTCTTGGCGTCACTTTGCGCCAACCATGGCGTTTCAGAAGGGCATAGAATCCTTCCTTGGTCGTAGGGTGTCCAACCCGTTTCTGATAAGTTTCGTAGAGAGAGTTTATGGTCACAAATTCGCCATTTAGTGAAGCTGTTAACTGTTCTTTTAGAAATGCTTCCTCTTCTTGAAGGGTTAAATATTGACGGTTCCGTCCACCTCGCGTTTCTCTTACTAGAGCTGAAATCCCACCAAGCTCATACTTGCCTTGTAAGGACCAGATTGTATACTTTGAATAGCCGATAAGGTTAGTGATTTCTCTATAACTGAGACCTTCGGCTCTGAACAGGATTACTTGAAGTCGTCTATGAAATGGGGAATAGGTTTTATCTTTCAAATAAGTTTTTAATTCGTTTGTTTGTTCGATAGTAAGTTTCATAAATCTATTATACGTTAGTTTTTGTTTTTTGAACAGTATTAATGAACAATCTTCCCTCGCCCAAGTCAATCAATTCTACCTGATTGCCATAAAAATCGCTGAGGAGTTCAGGGGTCAGGATATCTTCTTTGAGTCCCTGTGCCAGGACCTTTCCATCCTTGAGCAGGAGGACATGAGTGAAATTATCAGTGATTTCCTCTGCGTGGTGGGTGACGTAGATAATTGCAGGAGCCGTTGGGAGTTGGCAAATGTAGTCAATGTGGTGGAGCAGGCGTTCGCGGGCTAGAAGGTCTAAGCCCACAGTAGCCTCGTCTAAAATCAAAATAGCCGGCTCTTCCATCAAACTTCGGGCAATCAGCAGGAGTTGGCGTTCGCCCTGTGACAAACTAGCATAGGTCCGACCGATCAAGTGCTCAGCCTTAATGGTTTTGAGCCTGTCTATGGCTTCATCCAATTCAGCTTGACCGTATTCACGATAGAGGATGGAGGATTTGTACTTTCCAGTCAAGACAATCTGCTCAGCTGTCAAATCAATGGGAAAGCGTTCGGCAAGGAAAGAACCAACGACCCCAATCTTAGTGCGTAGGCTAGGAATATCTCCCTTACCAAACTCCACTCCAAGAACCGTCAAGTCACCAGAGGTCTTCCAAAATTCAGCCATTAAAATACGAAGGAGGGTTGACTTTCCAGCTCCATTTAGCCCTAAAATAGCCCAACGCTCTCCTTGTTTAAATTCCCAGTTGATGTCTTCTAAAATAGTTTTACCTTGTCGTTTATAGTGGACATTCTTCATCGAAATAATCATAGTTGCTCTCCTATTCCTTTTGATTATTGTAACATAAACAGACATGAGGGACTAGTTATAACAAGAAATATGTTAAATTTTAGAATTTGTGGTATAATGGGAATGTTATAAATTTTATTATAGGAGAACATCATGGAAGACCCTGGTAGTCAGACCATCTATTTACAACTGTTAATTTTATTCTTATTGACTCTGTTCAATGCCTTCTTTTCAGCCTCTGAAATGGCGCTTGTTTCTCTAAATCGTTCAAGAGTAGAACAAAAGGCCGCAGACGGTGAGAAGAAATACATTCGCTTGCTTCAAGTTTTAGAGAATCCTAACAATTTTCTATCAACCATTCAGGTCGGTATTACCTTCATCTCCATCCTTTCAGGTGCCAGCTTGGCTAATGATTTGGGAGCTGTATTTTCCAAATGGATGGGGAATTCAACAACAGCGCAAACCGCAGGATACTGGCTTGCACTGGCTATGTTGACCTTTGTTTCAATCGTTCTTGGCGAATTGTACCCTAAGCGGATTGCCATGAATATGAAGGAAAATCTGGCAGTAGTCACTGCACCAGTGATTATTTTCCTTGGAAAAATTGTTAGTCCGTTCGTGTGGTTATTATCAGCTGCAACGAATCTTATCAGCCGTATTACTCCTATGAATTTTGATGATGCGGATGAGCAAATGACACGGGATGAAATTGAATATATTTTGACAAAGAGTGAGAAAACCTTAGATGCCGAAGAAATCGAAATGCTTCAAGGTGTGTTCTCTTTAGATGAGCTGATGGCACGTGAAGTAATGGTTCCTCGTACGGATGCTTTCATGGTGGATATTGAGGATGATACAGCAACCATCATGGCAGCTATCCTCAAGCAGAATTTTTCACGTATCCCTGTTTATGATGGTGA is part of the Streptococcus suis genome and harbors:
- a CDS encoding hemolysin family protein → MEDPGSQTIYLQLLILFLLTLFNAFFSASEMALVSLNRSRVEQKAADGEKKYIRLLQVLENPNNFLSTIQVGITFISILSGASLANDLGAVFSKWMGNSTTAQTAGYWLALAMLTFVSIVLGELYPKRIAMNMKENLAVVTAPVIIFLGKIVSPFVWLLSAATNLISRITPMNFDDADEQMTRDEIEYILTKSEKTLDAEEIEMLQGVFSLDELMAREVMVPRTDAFMVDIEDDTATIMAAILKQNFSRIPVYDGDKDNIIGLIHTKKILSEAFSNGFDNLNIRRIMQEPLFVPETIFVDDLLTSLRNTQNQMAILLDEYGGVAGLVTLEDLLEEIVGEIDDETDKTEIFVREIAENAYIVQGNMTLNDFNEHFEMELESDNVDTIAGYYLTGVGTIPSQDEKVSFEVDSKDHHLVLINDKVKNGRVTKLKLLITPLEKEETDKD
- a CDS encoding ABC transporter ATP-binding protein; this translates as MIISMKNVHYKRQGKTILEDINWEFKQGERWAILGLNGAGKSTLLRILMAEFWKTSGDLTVLGVEFGKGDIPSLRTKIGVVGSFLAERFPIDLTAEQIVLTGKYKSSILYREYGQAELDEAIDRLKTIKAEHLIGRTYASLSQGERQLLLIARSLMEEPAILILDEATVGLDLLARERLLHHIDYICQLPTAPAIIYVTHHAEEITDNFTHVLLLKDGKVLAQGLKEDILTPELLSDFYGNQVELIDLGEGRLFINTVQKTKTNV